The following are encoded in a window of Variovorax paradoxus genomic DNA:
- a CDS encoding acyl-CoA dehydrogenase family protein, with protein MQYTHEHLEMQNTLRRFIDEEINPHVDEWEAAEIFPAHEVFKKLGNLGLLGLNKPEAFGGAGLDYSYAMAFAEALGHISCGGVPMAIGVQTDMCTPALARFGSDELRREFLTPAIAGDMVGCIGVSEPGAGSDVAGLKSHARKDGDDYLISGQKMWITNSLQADWMCMLVNTSDGPVHRNKSLVMVPMNLPGIEKAKKIRKIGMNSSDTGLIYFDNVRVPQRYRIGEEGQGFVYQMQQFQEERLWAAASSLEPMEDCIAQTIEWAQQRQMFGATLADQQWVQFKLAELKTEVEALRALTYRACDLHVQGEDVLELASMAKLKTGRLTRQVADTCLQFWGGMGFTLENRVSRLYRDGRLGSIGGGADEVMLGILAKTMGIAKRPPRG; from the coding sequence ATGCAGTACACCCACGAACACCTTGAGATGCAGAACACCCTGCGCCGATTCATCGACGAGGAGATCAACCCTCACGTCGACGAATGGGAAGCCGCCGAGATCTTTCCCGCGCACGAGGTCTTCAAGAAGCTCGGCAACCTCGGCCTGCTGGGCCTGAACAAGCCCGAGGCCTTCGGCGGCGCGGGACTCGACTATTCGTATGCGATGGCTTTTGCCGAAGCCTTGGGCCACATCAGCTGCGGCGGCGTCCCGATGGCCATCGGCGTGCAGACCGACATGTGCACGCCCGCACTCGCGCGCTTCGGCAGCGACGAACTGCGCCGCGAGTTCCTCACGCCCGCCATTGCGGGCGACATGGTCGGCTGCATCGGCGTGAGCGAGCCCGGCGCGGGCAGCGACGTGGCGGGCCTGAAGAGCCACGCGCGCAAGGACGGCGACGACTACCTCATCAGCGGCCAGAAGATGTGGATCACCAACAGCCTGCAGGCCGACTGGATGTGCATGCTGGTCAACACCAGCGACGGGCCCGTGCACCGCAACAAGTCGCTCGTGATGGTGCCGATGAACCTGCCGGGCATCGAGAAGGCCAAGAAGATCCGCAAGATCGGCATGAACTCCAGCGACACCGGCCTCATCTACTTCGACAACGTGCGCGTGCCGCAGCGCTACCGCATCGGCGAAGAAGGCCAGGGCTTCGTCTACCAGATGCAGCAGTTCCAGGAAGAGCGGCTGTGGGCCGCCGCCAGCTCGCTCGAACCGATGGAAGACTGCATCGCGCAGACCATCGAATGGGCGCAGCAGCGCCAGATGTTCGGCGCCACGCTGGCCGACCAGCAGTGGGTGCAGTTCAAGCTGGCCGAACTCAAGACCGAGGTCGAGGCGCTGCGCGCCCTCACCTACCGCGCCTGCGACCTGCATGTGCAGGGCGAAGACGTGCTCGAACTCGCGTCGATGGCCAAGCTCAAGACCGGCCGCCTCACGCGCCAGGTGGCCGACACCTGCCTGCAGTTCTGGGGCGGCATGGGCTTCACGCTGGAGAACCGCGTCTCGCGCCTGTACCGCGACGGCCGGCTGGGCTCGATCGGCGGTGGTGCCGACGAAGTGATGCTCGGCATCCTCGCCAAGACCATGGGCATCGCCAAGCGCCCGCCGCGCGGCTGA
- a CDS encoding MHYT domain-containing protein encodes MTPLVVGQVLSPEYSLGLVALSFVISFFGSLVALICAGRMVGADGKPNLAIVACAAVALGGIGIWSMHFIGMLAYRLPFGISYNMPLTIVSLVAAILISGIALYLAGGRAKFSRSGWLAGSLLAGLGVCVMHYMGMFAMNMRATMSFDPGMVALSVVIAITAAAAALWLAFNLRKLSHQVAAAAVMGVAVCTMHYVGMSAASMICTAAAPVDALTLGGSYMGLTVFGTAGAVLIFIYWVVTGSSLDAPAAAARQRVRPS; translated from the coding sequence ATGACTCCACTCGTCGTAGGCCAGGTGCTATCGCCCGAATATTCCCTGGGGCTGGTCGCACTTTCGTTCGTCATTTCCTTCTTCGGCTCGCTGGTGGCCCTGATCTGCGCCGGGCGCATGGTCGGCGCCGACGGCAAACCCAACCTGGCCATCGTGGCCTGCGCCGCGGTGGCGCTGGGGGGCATCGGCATCTGGTCGATGCACTTCATCGGCATGCTGGCCTACCGGCTGCCCTTCGGCATCTCGTACAACATGCCGCTGACCATCGTGTCGCTGGTCGCGGCCATCCTGATCTCGGGCATTGCGCTGTACCTGGCGGGCGGGCGGGCCAAGTTCAGCCGCTCCGGCTGGCTGGCCGGCAGCCTGCTGGCCGGCCTGGGCGTGTGCGTGATGCACTACATGGGCATGTTCGCGATGAACATGCGGGCCACGATGAGCTTCGACCCCGGCATGGTCGCGCTGTCGGTGGTCATTGCCATCACGGCCGCCGCCGCCGCGCTGTGGCTGGCCTTCAACCTGCGCAAGCTGAGCCACCAGGTGGCGGCCGCCGCGGTGATGGGCGTGGCGGTCTGCACCATGCACTACGTGGGCATGAGCGCGGCCAGCATGATCTGCACGGCCGCAGCCCCGGTCGACGCGCTCACGCTCGGCGGCAGCTACATGGGCCTCACGGTGTTCGGCACGGCCGGCGCGGTGCTGATCTTCATCTACTGGGTGGTCACGGGCAGCAGCCTCGACGCCCCCGCCGCCGCCGCGCGGCAGCGCGTGCGCCCCAGCTAG
- a CDS encoding acyl-CoA carboxylase subunit beta — protein sequence MPFLESRLQTAADTYQANRASMLSLLDQVRSHEARAVAASSASAERFARRGQLLPRERLALLLDTGAPFLPLATLAGLGQDNPDLAKSVPGGGLIAGIGRVAGVRCMISASDSGIDAGALQPMGLDKQLRLHEIALENKLPFIQLVESAGANLMQYRVQDFVRGGNIFRNLARLSAAGLPVVTVTHGSSTAGGAYQTGLSDYIVMVRDRTRAFLAGPPLLKAATGEIATEEELGGAVMHTHISGLGDYLAEDDRDALRIARAILGGIDWARDEAPRAFAPPRHDAEELMGLMPADGRRPVDMREVIARIADGSEFLAFSEHYGSATVCGHIRLEGHAVGIITNNGPIDSDGATKATHFIQACCQSRTPIVYLQNITGYMVGRAHEEAGIIKHGAKMIQAVTNANVPQITLHCGASYGAGNYGMCGRGFAPRFCFSWPNARTAVMGGEQAAQTMAIVMEAGMARKGAVDRDKIDAMQRQIVERFDRQMSVFTTSALLLDDGVIDPRDTRAVLAEALSICRDAEARAPQPMQFSVARP from the coding sequence ATGCCCTTTCTCGAATCCCGGCTGCAGACGGCCGCAGACACCTACCAGGCCAACCGCGCGAGCATGCTGTCGCTGCTGGACCAGGTCCGGTCGCACGAAGCCCGCGCCGTGGCCGCCTCCAGCGCCTCGGCCGAGCGCTTCGCCAGGCGCGGCCAGTTGCTGCCGCGCGAACGCCTCGCGCTGCTGCTCGACACCGGCGCGCCCTTCCTGCCGCTGGCCACGCTCGCGGGCCTGGGCCAGGACAACCCCGACCTCGCCAAGAGCGTGCCCGGCGGCGGCCTGATCGCCGGCATCGGCCGCGTGGCCGGCGTGCGCTGCATGATCAGCGCCTCCGACTCCGGCATCGATGCCGGCGCGCTGCAGCCCATGGGGCTGGACAAGCAGCTGCGGCTGCACGAGATCGCGCTGGAGAACAAGCTGCCCTTCATCCAGCTGGTGGAAAGCGCGGGCGCCAACCTCATGCAGTACCGCGTGCAGGACTTCGTGCGCGGCGGCAACATCTTCCGCAACCTCGCGCGGCTCTCGGCCGCGGGCCTGCCGGTGGTGACGGTGACGCACGGCTCGTCGACCGCGGGCGGCGCCTACCAGACGGGCCTGTCGGACTACATCGTGATGGTGCGCGACCGCACACGGGCCTTCCTGGCCGGGCCGCCGCTCTTGAAGGCCGCCACGGGCGAGATCGCCACCGAGGAAGAACTGGGCGGCGCCGTCATGCACACCCACATCTCGGGCCTGGGTGACTACCTCGCCGAAGACGACCGCGACGCGCTGCGCATCGCGCGCGCCATCCTCGGCGGCATCGACTGGGCGCGCGACGAAGCGCCGCGCGCCTTCGCGCCGCCGCGCCACGATGCCGAGGAGCTGATGGGCCTCATGCCCGCCGACGGCCGCCGGCCGGTGGACATGCGCGAGGTCATCGCGCGCATCGCCGACGGCTCCGAGTTCCTGGCCTTCAGCGAGCACTACGGCAGCGCCACCGTCTGCGGCCACATCCGCCTCGAAGGCCACGCGGTGGGCATCATCACCAACAACGGCCCCATCGATTCGGACGGCGCCACCAAGGCCACGCACTTCATCCAGGCCTGCTGCCAGTCGCGCACGCCCATCGTCTACCTGCAGAACATCACGGGCTACATGGTGGGCCGCGCGCACGAGGAGGCCGGCATCATCAAGCACGGCGCCAAGATGATCCAGGCCGTGACCAATGCCAACGTGCCGCAGATCACGCTGCACTGCGGCGCCTCGTACGGCGCGGGCAACTACGGCATGTGCGGGCGCGGCTTTGCACCGCGCTTCTGCTTCTCGTGGCCCAACGCGCGCACCGCCGTGATGGGCGGCGAGCAGGCCGCGCAGACCATGGCCATCGTGATGGAAGCCGGCATGGCACGAAAGGGTGCCGTTGATCGCGACAAGATCGACGCGATGCAGCGCCAGATCGTCGAGCGCTTCGACCGCCAGATGAGCGTCTTCACCACCAGCGCGCTGCTGCTCGACGACGGCGTGATCGACCCGCGCGACACGCGCGCCGTGCTGGCCGAGGCGCTGTCGATCTGCCGCGACGCCGAGGCGCGCGCGCCGCAACCCATGCAGTTTTCGGTGGCACGGCCATGA
- a CDS encoding DUF445 domain-containing protein, with amino-acid sequence MAEDPGSAALQRMKRIALGLLCAAALLYAVASALHSQHPAWGYVAAFAEAAMVGAIADWFAVVALFRHPLGLPIPHTAIIPSNKDRIGAKLAGFICDNFLSTAQVLAKLRQFDAAGRIAEWLARPASGDRLGEWGVAATRYGLTAFDDERVRDFMGRAAAAGLARIDLSRLTGQALDALTAGGRHQALLDDVLQQVAELLDGEEVQAHITEGIAREIKTLRYVGLDQVAAKLATRKIVAAIARTLAELAAEPDHPMRKRFDHFVDDFVVRLKLDPEFQQRGEQIRAELIAHPALGDYLHGLWGELLGWLHDDLGRPDSTIRQRIATMAGALGQRLQNDAAIRAWINEQLEAAAPAAIERYREDIRRYIEERVGEWNAHEMTDELERHIGRDLQFIRINGTLVGGLVGLLIHTATQLLRG; translated from the coding sequence TTGGCTGAAGACCCAGGCAGCGCCGCACTGCAGCGCATGAAGCGCATCGCGCTCGGCCTGCTGTGCGCGGCGGCGCTGCTCTATGCCGTGGCGAGCGCGCTGCATTCGCAGCATCCGGCCTGGGGCTACGTGGCCGCCTTTGCCGAGGCCGCGATGGTCGGCGCCATTGCCGACTGGTTCGCGGTGGTGGCGCTGTTTCGCCACCCGCTGGGCCTGCCGATTCCGCACACGGCGATCATCCCGAGCAACAAGGACCGCATCGGCGCGAAGCTCGCGGGCTTCATCTGCGACAACTTCCTGAGCACCGCGCAGGTGCTGGCCAAGCTGCGCCAGTTCGATGCGGCGGGGCGCATCGCCGAGTGGCTGGCCCGGCCCGCCAGCGGCGACAGGCTCGGCGAATGGGGCGTGGCCGCCACGCGCTACGGCCTCACCGCCTTTGACGACGAGCGCGTGCGCGACTTCATGGGCCGCGCCGCCGCGGCCGGCCTGGCCAGGATCGACCTCTCGCGCCTCACCGGCCAGGCACTCGACGCGCTCACGGCCGGCGGGCGCCACCAGGCGCTGCTCGACGACGTGCTGCAGCAGGTGGCCGAGCTGCTCGACGGCGAGGAGGTGCAGGCGCACATCACCGAAGGCATCGCGCGCGAGATCAAGACGCTGCGCTACGTCGGCCTGGACCAGGTGGCGGCCAAGCTGGCCACGCGCAAGATCGTGGCCGCCATCGCGCGCACGCTGGCCGAGCTGGCGGCCGAGCCCGACCACCCGATGCGCAAGCGCTTCGACCACTTCGTCGATGACTTCGTGGTGCGCCTGAAGCTCGACCCCGAGTTCCAGCAGCGCGGCGAGCAGATCCGCGCCGAGCTCATCGCGCACCCCGCGCTGGGCGACTACCTGCACGGCCTGTGGGGCGAGCTGCTGGGCTGGCTGCACGACGACCTCGGGCGGCCCGACTCGACCATCCGCCAGCGCATCGCGACGATGGCCGGCGCGCTGGGCCAGCGGTTGCAGAACGACGCGGCGATCCGCGCCTGGATCAACGAGCAACTCGAAGCCGCCGCGCCGGCGGCCATCGAGCGCTATCGCGAGGACATCCGCCGCTACATCGAGGAGCGCGTGGGCGAGTGGAACGCGCACGAGATGACCGACGAGCTCGAGCGCCACATCGGGCGCGACCTGCAGTTCATCCGCATCAACGGCACGCTGGTGGGTGGGCTCGTGGGGCTGCTGATCCACACGGCGACGCAGCTGCTGCGCGGCTGA
- a CDS encoding glycerophosphodiester phosphodiesterase — protein sequence MRMSLQITLTAAAVLSLAACGTTGPSAHKLLTLDGNPPLVIAHRGASGYLPEQTLESYARAIELGADVIEMDLVSTKDGVLIARHDPNLAISTDVARHARFASRKKTIQVDGETQTGWFSNDFTLAEIKTLGGISTDPERPQEFNGKFKIPTFQEIIDFAKAKSKETGRTIAIYPETKNPTYFRDLGMPMEDKVIAAINAAGWNSKTAPIYVQSFEPGSLKYMKAKGLNTRLIQLIDGDGIDMKTGAMTYAVPVDRPYEWTKAGDKRNFDVMVTPAGLAEIKTYADGIGPWKRYIVSIKGSVGADGKPLDVNKDGKINDADATSVSPTTLIADAHKAGLFVHPFTFRNESRRLAADYNKDGKNEYAIYYKLGVDGVFTDFTDTALAARTEYLKSLGR from the coding sequence ATGCGCATGTCCCTGCAGATCACCCTGACCGCCGCGGCCGTCCTGAGCCTGGCCGCCTGCGGCACCACCGGCCCGTCGGCGCACAAGCTGCTCACGCTGGACGGCAACCCGCCGCTGGTCATCGCCCACCGCGGCGCCTCGGGCTACCTGCCGGAACAGACGCTGGAGTCGTACGCGCGCGCCATCGAACTGGGCGCCGACGTCATCGAGATGGACCTCGTCTCCACCAAGGATGGCGTGCTCATCGCCCGCCACGACCCCAACCTGGCCATCAGCACCGACGTGGCCAGGCACGCGCGCTTTGCCTCGCGCAAGAAGACCATCCAGGTCGACGGCGAAACCCAGACCGGCTGGTTCAGCAACGACTTCACGCTGGCCGAGATCAAGACCCTGGGCGGCATCTCGACCGACCCCGAGCGCCCGCAGGAATTCAACGGCAAGTTCAAGATCCCGACCTTCCAGGAGATCATCGATTTCGCCAAGGCCAAGTCGAAGGAAACCGGCCGCACCATCGCGATCTACCCCGAGACCAAGAACCCGACCTACTTCCGCGACCTGGGCATGCCCATGGAAGACAAGGTCATCGCCGCCATCAACGCCGCCGGCTGGAACAGCAAGACCGCGCCCATCTACGTGCAGTCGTTCGAGCCCGGCAGCCTCAAGTACATGAAGGCCAAGGGCCTGAACACCCGGCTCATCCAGCTGATCGACGGCGACGGCATCGACATGAAGACCGGCGCCATGACCTACGCCGTGCCCGTCGACCGCCCCTACGAGTGGACCAAGGCCGGCGACAAGCGCAATTTCGACGTCATGGTCACGCCCGCCGGGCTGGCCGAAATCAAGACCTACGCCGACGGCATCGGCCCCTGGAAGCGCTACATCGTGAGCATCAAGGGCAGCGTCGGCGCCGACGGCAAGCCGCTCGATGTGAACAAGGACGGCAAGATCAACGACGCCGACGCCACCTCGGTCTCGCCCACCACGCTGATCGCCGACGCCCACAAGGCCGGCCTGTTCGTGCACCCCTTCACCTTCCGCAACGAGTCGCGTCGCCTGGCCGCCGACTACAACAAGGACGGCAAGAACGAGTACGCGATTTATTACAAGCTCGGCGTCGATGGCGTTTTTACCGACTTCACCGACACCGCGCTGGCCGCGCGCACCGAGTATCTGAAGAGCCTCGGCCGCTGA
- the argE gene encoding acetylornithine deacetylase, with protein MQHTLSPQSLLMAQTLVRMNTVSANSNLELIDFAQAHLAALGVKSRITYNAERTKANLFATLGEGKPAGVILSGHTDTVPWDGQAWSVDPLSAVVQNERLYGRGSADMKSYIAIALANAQRFLEGDAPFAVHFAFTYEEEIGCFGVRELIADMRDAGIKPLACIVGEPTSMVPAIAHKGVYRYKCCVRGKEAHSSLTPKSVNAIEMAARVIGKVRDMAEDFERSEPRYDGFDVPFSTASVGQFHGGIADNVVPRDAEFRYEFRDLPTADAKRMQSDVLAYAASIEPAMKKVAPDAGFKFETICEIPSFLGAAGDPVTLLAQRLASEDRTTLVAFGTEAGLFKNAGIPTVVCGPGSIEQAHQPDEFVSLEQLARCELFMERLATSHSIG; from the coding sequence ATGCAGCACACGCTTTCTCCCCAGAGCCTCTTGATGGCGCAAACCTTGGTTCGCATGAACACGGTGAGCGCAAACAGCAACCTCGAGCTGATCGACTTCGCCCAGGCGCACCTCGCCGCCCTCGGCGTGAAGAGCCGCATCACCTACAACGCCGAGCGCACCAAGGCGAACCTGTTCGCCACGCTGGGCGAGGGCAAGCCGGCCGGCGTGATCCTCTCGGGCCACACCGACACGGTGCCCTGGGACGGCCAGGCCTGGAGCGTCGACCCGCTGTCGGCCGTGGTGCAGAACGAGCGCCTGTACGGCCGCGGCTCGGCCGACATGAAGAGCTACATCGCGATCGCGCTGGCCAATGCCCAGCGCTTCCTCGAAGGCGACGCGCCCTTCGCCGTGCACTTCGCCTTCACCTACGAAGAAGAGATCGGCTGCTTCGGCGTGCGCGAACTCATTGCCGACATGCGCGACGCCGGCATCAAGCCGCTGGCCTGCATCGTGGGCGAGCCCACCAGCATGGTGCCGGCCATCGCGCACAAGGGCGTGTACCGCTACAAGTGCTGCGTGCGCGGCAAGGAGGCGCATTCGTCGCTCACGCCGAAATCGGTCAACGCCATCGAGATGGCCGCGCGCGTGATCGGCAAGGTGCGCGACATGGCCGAAGACTTCGAGCGCAGCGAGCCGCGCTACGACGGCTTCGACGTGCCCTTCAGCACCGCCAGCGTGGGCCAGTTCCACGGCGGCATTGCCGACAACGTGGTGCCGCGCGACGCCGAGTTCCGCTACGAATTCCGCGACCTGCCCACGGCCGACGCCAAGCGCATGCAGTCCGACGTGCTGGCCTACGCCGCGAGCATCGAGCCCGCCATGAAGAAGGTGGCGCCCGACGCCGGCTTCAAGTTCGAAACGATCTGCGAAATCCCGAGCTTCCTGGGCGCCGCCGGCGACCCGGTCACGCTGCTCGCGCAGCGCCTGGCCAGCGAAGACCGCACCACGCTGGTGGCCTTCGGCACCGAAGCGGGCCTGTTCAAGAACGCCGGCATCCCCACCGTGGTGTGCGGCCCCGGCAGCATCGAGCAGGCGCACCAGCCTGACGAGTTCGTGAGCCTCGAACAGCTGGCGCGCTGCGAGCTGTTCATGGAGCGCCTCGCAACTTCGCACAGCATTGGCTGA
- a CDS encoding acetyl/propionyl/methylcrotonyl-CoA carboxylase subunit alpha produces MSTFQKILIANRGEIAVRVMRSARAMGYRTVAVYSRADADAEHVRLADESVCIGEPLPAQSYLNIDAIIAAARASGADAVHPGYGFLAENAAFAQACRDAALVFIGPSPEAIVAMGDKAGAKRLMQAAGVPCIPGYQGDDQSTATLAAEAERIGWPVMIKATAGGGGRGMRLVTSAGAFAEQLQSAQSEALHAFGDATVILERAIVAPRHIEIQVFADRHGHAIHLGERDCSVQRRHQKVIEEAPSPAVDAALRARMGATAVAAAKAIAYEGAGTLEFLLDAQGQYWFMEMNTRLQVEHPVTEAVTGLDLVELQLRVAAGEPLPLTQDDVRIAGHAIEVRLCAEDPQQGFLPQSGTLSAWRTSPALRTEHALRDGAEVPPFYDSMVAKLIASGRTRDEARQRLLAGLRDTVALGLPTNQALLQRALAHPVFANGEATTAFIGDHLDALLAADAAADTRAALLAALLLQTGARGWPSPLAHTLPNALRFALDGTVHTARVTPRGAARFDVVLDDAAPVSLALLALADDGLLRFACDGVAAQARVVRCAECVDFHFDGRAFRLDDLTHVAVARADAGGSDGLLRASMNGRVVALLAAEGDTVAAGQPLVTLEAMKMEHVHCAPRAGRVAALHVAVGAQVAARHIVAEIAEA; encoded by the coding sequence ATGAGCACATTCCAGAAGATCCTGATCGCCAATCGCGGCGAAATTGCGGTGCGCGTGATGCGCAGCGCGCGCGCCATGGGCTACCGCACGGTCGCCGTGTATTCCCGTGCGGATGCAGACGCCGAGCACGTGCGCCTGGCCGACGAGTCGGTGTGCATCGGCGAGCCGCTTCCGGCGCAGAGCTACCTGAACATCGACGCGATCATTGCCGCGGCCCGCGCCAGCGGCGCCGACGCGGTGCATCCGGGCTACGGCTTCCTCGCCGAGAACGCCGCGTTCGCGCAGGCGTGTCGCGATGCAGCGCTGGTCTTCATCGGCCCGTCGCCCGAGGCCATCGTCGCGATGGGCGACAAGGCCGGCGCCAAGCGGCTGATGCAGGCGGCCGGCGTGCCGTGCATTCCCGGCTACCAGGGCGACGATCAGAGCACCGCCACGCTGGCCGCCGAGGCCGAACGCATCGGCTGGCCCGTGATGATCAAGGCCACGGCCGGTGGCGGCGGACGCGGCATGCGGCTCGTGACGTCGGCCGGCGCCTTCGCCGAACAGCTGCAGAGTGCGCAGTCCGAAGCGCTGCATGCCTTCGGCGACGCCACCGTGATCCTGGAGCGCGCCATCGTCGCGCCGCGCCACATCGAGATCCAGGTGTTCGCCGACCGGCACGGCCACGCGATCCACCTCGGCGAGCGCGACTGCTCGGTGCAGCGGCGCCACCAGAAGGTGATCGAGGAAGCGCCCTCGCCGGCCGTCGACGCCGCGCTGCGCGCGCGCATGGGCGCCACCGCCGTGGCCGCCGCCAAAGCCATCGCCTACGAAGGCGCGGGCACGCTCGAGTTCCTGCTCGACGCGCAAGGCCAGTACTGGTTCATGGAAATGAACACGCGGCTGCAGGTGGAGCACCCCGTGACCGAAGCGGTGACGGGCCTCGATCTCGTCGAGCTGCAGCTGCGCGTGGCCGCCGGCGAACCGCTGCCACTCACGCAGGACGACGTGCGCATCGCCGGTCATGCGATAGAAGTACGGCTGTGTGCCGAAGACCCGCAGCAGGGCTTCCTGCCGCAGAGCGGCACGTTGAGCGCATGGCGCACGTCACCCGCGCTGCGCACCGAACACGCGCTGCGCGACGGCGCCGAAGTGCCGCCCTTCTACGACTCGATGGTCGCCAAGCTCATCGCCTCGGGCCGCACGCGCGACGAAGCGCGGCAGCGGCTGCTCGCGGGCCTGCGCGACACGGTCGCGCTCGGCCTGCCGACCAACCAGGCGCTGCTGCAGCGCGCGCTCGCGCACCCGGTGTTCGCGAATGGCGAGGCGACCACCGCCTTCATCGGCGACCACCTCGACGCGCTGCTCGCCGCCGATGCCGCGGCCGACACGCGCGCCGCCTTGCTCGCGGCCCTGCTGCTGCAGACCGGTGCACGCGGCTGGCCCTCGCCGCTGGCGCACACGCTGCCCAATGCCTTGCGCTTCGCGCTCGACGGCACCGTGCACACGGCGCGCGTGACGCCGCGCGGCGCCGCGCGCTTCGACGTCGTGCTGGACGACGCCGCGCCCGTGTCGCTCGCCTTGCTGGCGCTCGCGGACGACGGCCTGCTGCGCTTCGCCTGCGACGGCGTCGCCGCGCAGGCGCGGGTCGTGCGGTGCGCCGAATGCGTCGACTTTCATTTCGACGGCCGCGCCTTCCGGCTCGACGACCTCACGCACGTGGCCGTGGCGCGCGCCGACGCGGGCGGCAGCGATGGCCTGCTGCGCGCATCGATGAACGGCCGCGTGGTCGCACTGCTGGCCGCCGAGGGCGACACCGTCGCCGCGGGCCAGCCGCTGGTCACGCTCGAAGCCATGAAGATGGAACACGTGCATTGCGCACCCCGTGCAGGCCGCGTCGCGGCGCTGCATGTGGCCGTGGGCGCGCAGGTCGCTGCGCGCCACATCGTGGCCGAAATCGCCGAGGCCTGA
- a CDS encoding SDR family oxidoreductase yields the protein MNAPHYRSVFAPALFGGQCIVVTGGGSGIGRCTAHELAALGAHVVLVGRKPEKLDAVRAEIEAAGGHASTQAFDIRQEDAVREAVKAIVAAHGRIDGLVNNAGGQYITPLAAISAKGWEAVIHTNLTGGFLVARECYVQSMQANGGAIVNIVADIWGSMPNMGHSGAARAGMVSFTETAAAEWAVSGVRVNAVAPGYIASSGMDHYPPEAGDMLRAMRKTVPAGRFGNEAETSAAIAFLLSPAAAFISGTVLRVDGARPQARMGWPMELPDAQAQQRPAVRPYDGFHLAQTPRVFQDK from the coding sequence ATGAACGCACCCCACTACCGCTCCGTCTTCGCGCCCGCCCTGTTCGGCGGGCAATGCATCGTCGTCACCGGTGGCGGCTCGGGCATCGGCCGCTGCACCGCGCACGAACTGGCCGCGCTCGGCGCCCACGTGGTGCTGGTCGGCCGCAAGCCCGAGAAGCTCGATGCGGTGCGCGCCGAGATCGAAGCGGCCGGCGGCCACGCCAGCACGCAAGCCTTCGACATCCGCCAGGAAGACGCCGTCCGCGAAGCCGTGAAGGCCATCGTCGCGGCGCACGGCCGCATCGACGGGCTGGTCAACAACGCGGGCGGCCAGTACATCACGCCGCTGGCCGCCATCTCGGCCAAGGGCTGGGAGGCGGTGATCCACACCAACCTCACGGGCGGCTTCCTGGTGGCGCGCGAGTGCTACGTGCAGAGCATGCAAGCCAACGGCGGCGCCATCGTCAACATCGTGGCCGACATCTGGGGGTCGATGCCGAACATGGGCCACAGCGGCGCCGCGCGCGCCGGCATGGTGAGCTTCACCGAGACCGCCGCCGCCGAATGGGCCGTGAGCGGCGTGCGCGTGAACGCCGTGGCGCCGGGCTACATCGCCTCCAGCGGCATGGACCACTACCCGCCCGAGGCCGGCGACATGCTGCGCGCCATGCGCAAGACCGTGCCCGCAGGCCGCTTCGGCAACGAGGCCGAGACCTCCGCCGCCATCGCCTTCCTGCTGAGCCCGGCCGCCGCCTTCATCAGCGGCACCGTGCTGCGCGTGGATGGCGCACGCCCGCAGGCGCGCATGGGCTGGCCGATGGAGCTGCCCGACGCGCAGGCGCAGCAGCGCCCCGCGGTGCGGCCCTACGACGGCTTTCACCTCGCGCAGACACCGCGCGTGTTCCAGGACAAGTAA